A section of the Saccopteryx leptura isolate mSacLep1 chromosome 6, mSacLep1_pri_phased_curated, whole genome shotgun sequence genome encodes:
- the SERPINA9 gene encoding serpin A9 isoform X1 has product MASSFYQVVFVVSLCAPIVCGSPPSAPSKGSPHPSSTESTPASQVSSSNTNFAFRLYRRLVLKAPGQNIFFSPMSVSTSLAVLSLGARSATKSQILRSMGFNLTGTPESAVQQGFRHLVHALSVPGRDLRLRMGSVLFIRKELPLQTAFLSDVKRLYESEVFPTDFSNSSAARRRINSYVEKETQGKVADLIQELEPQTAMVLVNYVFFKAKWEKPFNPQYTSRRYPFSVGKTTVKVPMMHQEEQFAFGVDPDLNCSVLQMDYRGDTTAFFVLPSKGRLRQLEQALSSRTLKKWSHSLQKRWIEVFLPKFSMSTSYDLETVLPKMGIRDAFDKNADFSGITKRDFLQVSKVTHKAVLDVSEEGTEAAAATATKLTIRSNDGSPHSVCFNRSFLLLIVDRATETVLFLGKVENPSKV; this is encoded by the exons ATGGCATCTTCCTTTTATCAAGTGGTCTTCGTCGTTAGCCTCTGTGCTCCAATCGTCTGTGGGTCCCCACCCAGTGCCCCCAGCAAAGGATCTCCTCACCCATCCTCCACAGAGAGCACCCCTGCTTCCCAGGTGTCTTCCAGCAACACCAACTTTGCCTTCCGCCTGTACCGGAGGCTGGTTCTGAAGGCCCCGGGTCAGAacatcttcttctctcccatgAGCGTGTCTACGTCCCTGGCCGTGCTTTCCCTCGGGGCCCGCTCGGCCACCAAGAGCCAGATCCTCCGGAGCATGGGCTTCAACCTCACAGGCACGCCAGAGTCCGCCGTTCAGCAGGGCTTCAGGCATCTGGTCCACGCCCTCAGCGTCCCCGGCAGAGACCTGCGCTTGAGGATGGGGAGCGTCCTCTTCATCAGAAAGGAGCTGCCGCTGCAGACGGCGTTCTTGAGCGACGTCAAGAGGCTGTATGAGTCGGAAGTCTTCCCTACGGATTTCTCCAACTCCTCCGCGGCCCGGAGGAGGATCAACAGCTACGTGGAGAAGGAGACCCAAGGGAAGGTTGCAGACTTAATTCAAGAGCTTGAACCTCAGACAGCCATGGTCCTAGTGAACTACGTTTTCTTTAAAG CCAAGTGGGAGAAGCCCTTTAACCCCCAGTACACGAGCAGAAGATACCCATTCTCGGTGGGCAAGACCACCGTGAAGGTCCCAATGATGCACCAGGAGGAGCAGTTTGCTTTTGGGGTGGATCCGGACCTGAACTGCTCCGTGCTGCAGATGGACTACCGTGGAGACACCACGGCCTTCTTTGTCCTCCCCAGCAAGGGCAGGCTGAGGCAGCTGGAGCAGGCCTTGTCATCCCGGACCCTGAAGAAGTGGAGCCACTCACTGCAGAAGAG GTGGATAGAGGTGTTCCTTCCAAAATTTTCCATGTCTACCTCCTATGACCTGGAAACCGTCCTCCCAAAGATGGGCATCCGGGACGCCTTTGACAAAAATGCCGATTTTTCTGGAATCACAAAGAGAGACTTCCTGCAAGTTTCCAAAGTGA CCCACAAGGCCGTGCTCGACGTCAGCGAGGAAGGTACTGAGGCCGCAGCGGCCACCGCCACCAAGCTCACAATTCGGTCCAACGACGGCTCCCCTCACTCCGTCTGCTTCAACAGGTCCTTCCTGCTCCTGATTGTGGACCGAGCCACGGAGACCGTGCTCTTCCTAGGCAAAGTCGAAAATCCCAGCAAGGTCTAG
- the SERPINA9 gene encoding serpin A9 isoform X2 encodes MASSFYQVVFVVSLCAPIVCGSPPSAPSKGSPHPSSTESTPASQVSSSNTNFAFRLYRRLVLKAPGQNIFFSPMSVRINSYVEKETQGKVADLIQELEPQTAMVLVNYVFFKAKWEKPFNPQYTSRRYPFSVGKTTVKVPMMHQEEQFAFGVDPDLNCSVLQMDYRGDTTAFFVLPSKGRLRQLEQALSSRTLKKWSHSLQKRWIEVFLPKFSMSTSYDLETVLPKMGIRDAFDKNADFSGITKRDFLQVSKVTHKAVLDVSEEGTEAAAATATKLTIRSNDGSPHSVCFNRSFLLLIVDRATETVLFLGKVENPSKV; translated from the exons ATGGCATCTTCCTTTTATCAAGTGGTCTTCGTCGTTAGCCTCTGTGCTCCAATCGTCTGTGGGTCCCCACCCAGTGCCCCCAGCAAAGGATCTCCTCACCCATCCTCCACAGAGAGCACCCCTGCTTCCCAGGTGTCTTCCAGCAACACCAACTTTGCCTTCCGCCTGTACCGGAGGCTGGTTCTGAAGGCCCCGGGTCAGAacatcttcttctctcccatgAGCGT GAGGATCAACAGCTACGTGGAGAAGGAGACCCAAGGGAAGGTTGCAGACTTAATTCAAGAGCTTGAACCTCAGACAGCCATGGTCCTAGTGAACTACGTTTTCTTTAAAG CCAAGTGGGAGAAGCCCTTTAACCCCCAGTACACGAGCAGAAGATACCCATTCTCGGTGGGCAAGACCACCGTGAAGGTCCCAATGATGCACCAGGAGGAGCAGTTTGCTTTTGGGGTGGATCCGGACCTGAACTGCTCCGTGCTGCAGATGGACTACCGTGGAGACACCACGGCCTTCTTTGTCCTCCCCAGCAAGGGCAGGCTGAGGCAGCTGGAGCAGGCCTTGTCATCCCGGACCCTGAAGAAGTGGAGCCACTCACTGCAGAAGAG GTGGATAGAGGTGTTCCTTCCAAAATTTTCCATGTCTACCTCCTATGACCTGGAAACCGTCCTCCCAAAGATGGGCATCCGGGACGCCTTTGACAAAAATGCCGATTTTTCTGGAATCACAAAGAGAGACTTCCTGCAAGTTTCCAAAGTGA CCCACAAGGCCGTGCTCGACGTCAGCGAGGAAGGTACTGAGGCCGCAGCGGCCACCGCCACCAAGCTCACAATTCGGTCCAACGACGGCTCCCCTCACTCCGTCTGCTTCAACAGGTCCTTCCTGCTCCTGATTGTGGACCGAGCCACGGAGACCGTGCTCTTCCTAGGCAAAGTCGAAAATCCCAGCAAGGTCTAG